A part of Terriglobus roseus genomic DNA contains:
- a CDS encoding bifunctional homocysteine S-methyltransferase/methylenetetrahydrofolate reductase, translating to MSDVSLPSIDRIFGSRPILCDGAMGTMLYARGIFINRCFDELNLSEPKMVRDIHEEYLLAGAELLETNTFGANAVRLRRFGLENKVAEINAAAVKLARDAANAVREKHAHHAYIAGALGPLGLPEPERDADVMIAAYREQVQALADAGVDLFVVETMTSMAEAKAAIDAIRQVSTNLPIIAMVTVTDAGNVSDGTSPEEAAKLLAEWGANAIGCNCSDGPQLVLDTIERMRRVTSLPIAAMPNAGVPSCVDGRSIYLSSPEYLASFARKAMRLGATIIGGCCGTTPQHIRAMRSSVKAIQSQAEGVAQVGDKPAAAVIEPAPLAERSQLGRRIATGEFVTMVEIVPPKGFDPSRELEGARMLKKLGVHAINVPDSPRASTRMSASSLCLQIEQKIGIETVIHFTCRDRNLLGIQSDLLGAASLGMKNILCLTGDPPKMGNYPDATGVFDVDAVGLTRVLRDMNHGLDIGGQSIGASTGFVLACAANPGVPDLDMEVRRFAAKVEAGAEFAITQPVFDLKLLETFLKRIEGFRIPVVAGIWPLTSVKNAEFMKNDLKVRMPDQILHRMAAHAGTPEQSRAEGIRIAQEMLAEAQPMVQGVQVSAPFARYAAAAEVLEALLVPVTAE from the coding sequence ATGTCTGACGTTTCTCTGCCCAGCATCGACCGCATTTTCGGCTCTCGCCCCATCCTTTGCGATGGCGCCATGGGAACCATGCTGTATGCGCGCGGCATTTTTATCAATCGCTGTTTCGACGAGCTGAACCTCAGCGAGCCGAAGATGGTCCGCGATATCCACGAGGAGTATCTTCTTGCGGGTGCGGAACTTCTGGAGACCAACACCTTTGGCGCGAACGCCGTTCGCCTCAGGCGCTTCGGTCTCGAAAACAAAGTGGCAGAAATCAACGCTGCCGCGGTGAAGCTGGCGCGCGATGCGGCGAATGCCGTTCGCGAAAAACATGCGCATCATGCCTATATAGCTGGAGCGCTTGGCCCTCTTGGTTTACCGGAACCGGAGCGTGACGCCGACGTGATGATCGCCGCCTATCGCGAGCAGGTCCAGGCGCTTGCCGATGCAGGCGTGGATCTGTTTGTCGTAGAGACAATGACCTCCATGGCTGAAGCGAAAGCGGCCATCGACGCGATCCGTCAGGTGAGCACCAATCTACCCATCATTGCCATGGTCACCGTCACCGACGCAGGCAATGTCTCTGACGGCACTTCGCCAGAAGAGGCCGCAAAGCTGTTAGCTGAATGGGGTGCAAACGCCATCGGCTGCAATTGCAGCGATGGGCCCCAGCTTGTACTGGACACCATCGAGCGCATGCGCCGGGTAACTTCCCTACCGATCGCCGCCATGCCCAATGCTGGCGTTCCCAGCTGCGTAGATGGTCGCAGCATCTATCTGTCGTCGCCAGAGTATCTAGCCAGCTTCGCACGCAAAGCCATGCGTTTGGGCGCAACCATTATTGGTGGCTGCTGCGGCACCACACCGCAACACATCCGCGCCATGCGTTCCAGCGTAAAGGCAATTCAATCACAGGCAGAGGGTGTGGCTCAGGTGGGCGACAAGCCTGCCGCAGCGGTGATCGAACCCGCACCGCTGGCCGAGCGCTCACAGCTTGGCCGCCGCATCGCCACGGGTGAGTTCGTCACCATGGTGGAGATCGTACCGCCGAAGGGCTTCGATCCCTCGCGGGAACTCGAGGGCGCACGCATGCTGAAGAAACTCGGCGTGCACGCTATCAACGTGCCTGACTCACCCCGCGCGAGCACGCGCATGAGCGCCAGCAGTCTGTGCCTGCAGATCGAGCAGAAGATTGGCATTGAAACCGTGATTCACTTCACGTGCCGCGATCGCAACCTGCTGGGAATTCAGAGCGACCTCCTCGGTGCGGCATCGCTGGGCATGAAGAACATCCTCTGCCTCACGGGCGACCCACCGAAGATGGGCAATTACCCTGATGCGACGGGCGTCTTTGACGTGGACGCCGTCGGCTTGACGCGTGTTCTTCGCGACATGAATCACGGTCTCGACATCGGTGGCCAGAGCATTGGCGCAAGCACCGGATTTGTCCTGGCCTGCGCGGCCAATCCCGGCGTTCCGGATCTGGATATGGAAGTCCGCCGCTTCGCCGCCAAGGTGGAAGCGGGCGCAGAGTTCGCCATCACACAGCCTGTCTTTGACCTGAAATTGCTTGAGACATTCCTGAAGCGAATCGAAGGTTTCCGTATCCCTGTCGTTGCGGGCATCTGGCCACTGACGAGCGTAAAGAATGCGGAGTTCATGAAGAACGACCTGAAGGTGCGCATGCCGGATCAGATTCTGCATCGCATGGCTGCGCATGCCGGAACGCCGGAACAGTCGCGTGCAGAAGGTATCCGCATCGCGCAGGAAATGTTGGCCGAGGCTCAGCCCATGGTGCAGGGCGTACAGGTAAGCGCTCCCTTCGCCCGTTACGCTGCAGCGGCAGAGGTGTTGGAAGCGCTGCTGGTACCCGTCACAGCAGAGTAG
- the xseB gene encoding exodeoxyribonuclease VII small subunit, which translates to MATFEEQLKSLESVVERLEKGDLPLEESLAFFEQGVALSESCKKELDTAEGRVQVLLQRGRKMEAEDLALSEDE; encoded by the coding sequence ATGGCAACGTTTGAAGAGCAATTGAAGTCGCTGGAAAGCGTGGTGGAACGACTCGAAAAGGGAGACCTTCCCCTGGAAGAATCCCTTGCGTTCTTTGAACAAGGCGTCGCTCTGTCCGAATCCTGCAAGAAGGAACTGGATACGGCGGAAGGCCGTGTGCAGGTACTGCTGCAACGCGGCCGCAAGATGGAAGCTGAAGACCTTGCTCTAAGCGAAGACGAGTAG